The genomic region GTATTGGTTCGTCGGTCGAACGGCGCAGGCAGCGCAAGCTGCAGAATAACGCCGCTTAACGCAGGCGTTTTGTATCGTCGCCCTTGCCCTTGATCAGGCGATATCCGGCATAACCAATCAGGCCGATCGCACCGGCATAGAAAAGCAGGCCAGCGATTGAGACGACGAAATTGACCGCGATATAGACAAGCGCGAGTGCCGCGACGAGCAGCAGCAGATTTTTAATCAGATCACCCATAATAAGCTCCTTGCTGTATTATTTATGCAATACACTAAGGAGAGTCAAGAAAGCGCAGCTGTGACGCTGGGTTTGTCCAGGCTGTGATTGCCACTAAGGCAATGATTATGCGGTTGAATCGCCATTGAGCGGACTGGCCAGAAGTTTGTCGATTTTCCGGCCATCCATATCCATCACTTCAAACTCCCAGCCATCCTGTTCAAATACCTCTCCCACGGTGGGAAGATGTTTGAGAACGGACAGCGAAAAGCCGGCAACGGTCGCATATTCACGATTATCAGGAAGATCGACGCCGAGCTTGTCGGCCATATTGTCCGCCGACAAGGACCCGGAGAATAGCCAACTCCCGTCGGCCCGTTCGACAAAAGCGGGATCGGTTCCGACTTCCTGGTCCGAAACAAATTCACCGGTGATCGCAATCAATAGATCGAGCGGCGTCATGATACCCTCGAAATGGCCATATTCGTCATGGACCAGCGCCATTGGAACATCGGATTCGCGCAGCGCTTCCAGTGCGTCCATCGCGTCGACCTGATCGGGAATAATCGGAGCCTCGCGCATCAACTGGTGCAGATCCAGCGAGCGGCCTTCGAACAGGGCCGAGACGATATCGCGCGCCTGGACGACACCGATAATCTCATCAACAGAACCTTCGGCCACCGGTAGCCGGGTATGTGGCGTTGCAAGCAGTGCTTCGCGAATCTCGTTCGGGCTTGACGACGCTTCGATCCAGTCCACCTCCGTGCGTGGGGTCATCACTTCACGGACAGGCCGATCGGCCAGGCGTACGACGCCAGAGATGATTGCCCGTTCGCTTTCCTCGATAACCCCTGATTTGGTTGCCTCGGCAACAAGCATATGAAGTTCTTCAGCCGTAACCCGCGATTGTGGATTGCGGTTCAAGCGGAGCAGTTTGAAGATCAGCGCGCTGGTGCGATCCATCAACCAGACGAGCGGCGCGGTAAAGGTCGCCAGCCACCGCATCGGCAAGGCGACCACAACAGCCACACGTTCCGGATTTCTGAGGGCGAGCTGCTTGGGCACCAGCTCGCCGATCACCAGCGAGGCATAGGTTGTCAGGATAATCACGAGCGCAAAACCAAGCGTTTGCGCCAGCGACGGTTCCACGCCTAACACCGCCAGGCGTTCGCCCACCGGCCCGCCCAGGCTCGCGCCGGAATAGGCACCAGCAAGGATCCCGATCAGTGTAATGCCGATCTGTACGGTCGACAGAAATCGGCCCGGTTCGGCGGCAAGATCGAGCGC from Parasphingopyxis sp. CP4 harbors:
- a CDS encoding hemolysin family protein, which codes for MGRTGIIMPPDLTPFPWFDLCIILALVLLNGVFAMSELAIVSSRRARLQALAKDGKSGAQTALDLAAEPGRFLSTVQIGITLIGILAGAYSGASLGGPVGERLAVLGVEPSLAQTLGFALVIILTTYASLVIGELVPKQLALRNPERVAVVVALPMRWLATFTAPLVWLMDRTSALIFKLLRLNRNPQSRVTAEELHMLVAEATKSGVIEESERAIISGVVRLADRPVREVMTPRTEVDWIEASSSPNEIREALLATPHTRLPVAEGSVDEIIGVVQARDIVSALFEGRSLDLHQLMREAPIIPDQVDAMDALEALRESDVPMALVHDEYGHFEGIMTPLDLLIAITGEFVSDQEVGTDPAFVERADGSWLFSGSLSADNMADKLGVDLPDNREYATVAGFSLSVLKHLPTVGEVFEQDGWEFEVMDMDGRKIDKLLASPLNGDSTA